Proteins co-encoded in one Betaproteobacteria bacterium genomic window:
- a CDS encoding thioredoxin family protein: MGAQPPVCNFGWKARVFDLPATNGKRYTLENASGPNGLLVMFICNHCPYLKAIRERLIRDCAELEALGVNAIAISSNDPDDYPEDSFENMQHVARDFKFPFPYLFDETQEVARAYDAVCTPDFFGFNRNLELQYRGRLDASKTTPVANARRDLFEAMKTIAETGSGPAGQIPSQGCSIKWKR, encoded by the coding sequence ATGGGGGCTCAACCGCCAGTCTGCAATTTCGGCTGGAAGGCGCGTGTGTTCGATCTGCCCGCTACGAATGGCAAGCGGTACACACTGGAGAACGCGAGCGGGCCCAATGGGTTGCTGGTGATGTTCATCTGCAATCATTGCCCGTACCTCAAAGCCATACGCGAGCGCCTGATCCGCGATTGCGCCGAACTCGAGGCCCTCGGCGTCAATGCCATTGCGATCAGCTCCAACGATCCTGACGATTATCCGGAAGATTCGTTCGAGAACATGCAGCACGTGGCCCGCGATTTCAAATTTCCTTTCCCTTATCTTTTCGATGAAACCCAGGAAGTCGCGCGCGCCTACGACGCGGTGTGCACGCCGGACTTTTTTGGCTTCAACAGGAACCTCGAATTGCAGTATCGAGGCCGCCTGGATGCGTCGAAGACTACGCCGGTGGCGAATGCCAGACGCGACCTGTTCGAGGCCATGAAGACGATTGCCGAAACCGGCAGCGGTCCGGCCGGGCAGATTCCAAGCCAGGGATGCTCCATCAAATGGAAGCGGTAG